A window of the Salvelinus sp. IW2-2015 linkage group LG37, ASM291031v2, whole genome shotgun sequence genome harbors these coding sequences:
- the mblac1 gene encoding metallo-beta-lactamase domain-containing protein 1, whose amino-acid sequence MEATEKKNACNSSEFRRSELSDTELEIVGQPYSISVLKVGYCLAEQDGSFRADGTISLLTGPRTILVDTGGPWDRDFLVKRLKDKRLDPGDISLVVGTHGHSDHVGNLGLFPGATIVVGCDISEGDRYLPNQLAEGQPYPIDEHVSIVPTPGHTGHDVSLLVKGTTMGTVLVAGDLFERCTDDDSWRELSENPAVQEASRQEALRTSDVIIPGHGLPFRVHREEADGRSGFFKVAILWLDDSFAHSWHSLN is encoded by the exons ATGGAAGCGACTGAGAAAAAGAATGCATGTAACAGTAGCGAGTTTAGAAGAAGCGAGTTATCAGACACAGAACTCGAGATTGTGGGACAACCCTACTCCATCTCGGTGCTCAAAGTAGGCTATTGTCTGGCCGAACAGGACGGTTCTTTTCGGGCAGACGGGACTATCTCTCTCCTAACGGGACCTAGAACTATTCTAGTAGACACCGGAGGACCGTGGGACCGGGACTTTCTAGTGAAAAGGCTGAAGGATAAGCGACTAGACCCGGGTGATATCAGCTTGGTGGTGGGGACACATGGCCACTCCGACCATGTTGGTAATCTGGGGCTGTTTCCAGGGGCAACAATAGTTGTGGGGTGTGACATCAGTGAGGGGGATAGGTACCTTCctaaccagctggctgaggggcaACCCTATCCTATTGATGAACAT gtgtcAATAGTACCCACTCCGGGCCACACAGGGCACGATGTGAGCCTTCTTGTGAAGGGAACCACAATGGGCACGGTGCTTGTTGCCGGGGACCTATTTGAGCGTTGCACTGACGACGACAGTTGGAGGGAACTGAGTGAGAATCCTGCAGTTCAGGAGGCCAGCCGACAGGAGGCGCTACGCACCTCTGATGTCATCATCCCGGGACACGGGTTGCCGTTCAGGGTCCACAGGGAGGAGGCGGACGGACGCTCTGG attcttcaaagtagccatcctttggcttgatgacagctttgcacactcttggcattctctcaactag